The Girardinichthys multiradiatus isolate DD_20200921_A chromosome 24, DD_fGirMul_XY1, whole genome shotgun sequence genome has a window encoding:
- the LOC124861468 gene encoding uncharacterized protein LOC124861468, with product MNSGKKSSSLRNIWSKKLEGSRSSNSGRTQQRKRHQMMDDVFQPRLVLPADVKEEAPEEQSPDVDQQEPKPLQIKEEQEELWTSQEGEQLNVKEETDTRFPLTAAPIKSALDEALEYIKELEARLEKVDLSPTLFSRYCVSDDQIRFYTKFPSESVVRIYWESIASSASRLVYWTRAPKIGNEAFSEPRPARSMPLIDEFLMDSFRVAVGMKEQLIADMFQVSIATVSRVTITWANYLFIVFSSINIWISREKVKASMPRRFLKFSPNVRVVLDGTEVALETPSSLTLQSETFSAYQNRTTLKGLIRVAPCGLMTFVSALYAGCISDKEITKVSGVLPLLEPADEVMADKVFLIQDLLDEVGAKLIIPPFKHPGQFSEKETEQTQAIARLRIIVERAIARVKRYHIWDAPVPLTLIGTVNQIWFNCCFLANYQKTKSFMHVNCCSEINY from the exons atgaactctggaaagaagtccagcagcttgaggaacatctggtcaaagaaactggagggaagcaggagctcaaacagcggcaggacgcagcagaggaagagacaccagatgatggatgatgttttccagcccagattag tgctgccagcagatgttaaagaagaggctcctgaagaacagagtcctgatgtGGATCAGCAGGAGCCAAAGCCCCTCcagataaaggaggaacaggaggaactctggaccagtcaggaaggagagcagctcaatgtgaaggaggagactgataccaggtttccattaactgcagctcctatcaaga GTGCACTTGATGAAGCGCTTGAATATATTAAGGAGCTGGAAGCCAGGCTGGAGAAAGTGGATTTGTCTCCCACACTTTTTAGTCGCTACTGTGTCTCTGATGACCAGATCCGGTTCTACACCAAATTCCCATCAGAGAGTGTTGTCCGGATCTACTGGGAGTCCATTGCATCATCTGCGTCCCGTCTTGTGTACTGGACCAGAGCACCAAAAATTGGAAATGAAGCATTTTCTGAACCCAGGCCTGCCCGCAGTATGCCTTTGATTGATGAGTTTTTAATGGACTCATTCAGGGTTGCAGTGGGCATGAAGGAGCAGCTTATTGCTGACATGTTTCAAGTGAGCATTGCTACTGTCAGTCGAGTGACCATCACCTGGGCCAACTACCTTTTTATTGTATTCTCTTCCATCAACATCTGGATTAGCCGTGAGAAGGTAAAAGCCAGTATGCCTCGGAGATTCTTGAAGTTCTCTCCAAATGTACGTGTCGTCTTGGACGGCACAGAAGTTGCTCTGGAGACTCCATCATCCCTCACATTACAGTCTGAAACGTTCTCTGCCTACCAGAACCGCACCACTCTGAAAGGGCTCATCAGAGTTGCTCCCTGTGGGTTGATGACATTTGTTTCAGCGTTGTACGCAGGCTGCATCTCTGACAAAGAAATCACTAAGGTCAGTGGAGTCCTTCCTCTGCTTGAGCCGGCGGATGAAGTTATGGCAGATAAAGTCTTCCTCATTCAAGACCTCCTTGATGAAGTTGGAGCCAAACTGATAATTCCACCATTTAAGCATCCTGGCCAGTTTAGTGAGAAAGAGACAGAGCAGACCCAAGCCATTGCTCGGCTGCGGATCATTGTGGAGCGAGCTATCGCTAGAGTCAAGCGCTACCACATCTGGGACGCTCCTGTGCCGCTCACTTTAATAGGAACTGTCAATCAGATCTGGTTCaactgttgttttttggcaaattatCAGAAGACTAAATCATTCATGCATGTAAATTGTTGTAGTGAAATTaattattga